A single genomic interval of Nitrospirota bacterium harbors:
- a CDS encoding DUF1670 domain-containing protein — translation MDFGKVEYIFFETKNGNGNAMRKLKLTLIGQADDTALRAGGLANLRRERILRLTKEAEEQGCLLSYEDIAGLLLTSLATLKRDVSWLERHGYRISLRGRKKNGMQAEEVHKQ, via the coding sequence ATGGATTTCGGAAAAGTAGAATATATATTCTTCGAGACAAAAAACGGCAATGGCAATGCCATGCGAAAGCTAAAGCTCACCCTTATTGGTCAGGCAGATGACACTGCCCTTCGGGCTGGAGGGCTTGCTAACCTGAGAAGAGAAAGGATACTGAGGCTAACAAAAGAAGCCGAGGAGCAGGGTTGCCTTTTGAGCTATGAAGACATTGCCGGACTTCTGCTGACATCCTTAGCAACACTCAAAAGGGATGTGAGCTGGCTTGAAAGACATGGCTATCGTATTTCACTTCGTGGCAGGAAAAAAAATGGCATGCAGGCAGAAGAGGTGCATAAGCAATGA
- a CDS encoding DUF1670 domain-containing protein, producing MSGTLTYWVFEGENRLRSLKLTVCSEDDRRISRLADTRRMRLRRLLSEAATQGARLSYKDLSIITLTSKATLKRDISYLRKQGVEMLLRGNVRNRGIGSKAF from the coding sequence ATGAGTGGAACCCTAACTTACTGGGTTTTTGAGGGTGAAAACAGGTTACGCAGTTTGAAGTTGACTGTTTGCTCGGAAGATGACAGGCGGATAAGCAGACTTGCGGACACGAGAAGGATGAGACTGAGAAGGCTTTTGAGCGAGGCAGCAACTCAAGGAGCAAGGTTAAGCTACAAGGACCTGAGCATTATCACGCTTACTTCAAAGGCAACTCTGAAAAGGGATATCAGTTATTTAAGAAAGCAGGGAGTAGAGATGCTGCTCAGGGGAAATGTCCGAAACCGAGGGATAGGGAGTAAGGCTTTTTAG
- a CDS encoding tetratricopeptide repeat protein: protein MKKLVFIFFTICLFSVFLTPMELGDVWWHLKTGSLIWANQELPSSDPFSLAPPVDKEVLTPFWLFQLIIYGLYSVLGISGLVYLKALVFSGSVLLLNAILKDYGMTQAERYILLLPTVFIATYYDEIRPQTVSFLFFTFTFYLLERKRSKWLFLLLPPVMLLWSNMHAGYVSGVTLIVLYCLRDAIKKKWSHLLAYVLSLLASALNPNGLKAVSWTWNMLLGSIKGAQVIHEHLGLIEFTSLTGQRNLRSSILILLALGILSLIPVLASNIKEKQPRIQIDLTHLILFIGLGTASIATFRAGMFFSIIATAFIGKNLAPLTQGLKLIRARSVLLELAMLIVFLIAGFFLIYPRTILKNSILPERLLPVKTVNFMLSSAPPKNIFHPYEWGGYLIWRLHPKYKVFIDGRALGLMKDYLDVLTCTSSWKETLKKHEVNTVIYWALLPYKGRVPQIVLCLLKDQSWSPVYWDLQSIAFVRTELAKNPINKTRIWEFLTFLISSNIKASPLAPENYVALGVLYLEMGMKADALKAFKVALSLEPENKEALLYYKALYGSESFH from the coding sequence ATGAAGAAATTGGTTTTTATATTCTTTACGATTTGCCTCTTTAGTGTCTTTCTTACTCCAATGGAGCTTGGCGATGTATGGTGGCATCTTAAAACAGGTTCATTGATATGGGCTAATCAGGAACTTCCTTCATCCGACCCGTTTTCATTGGCACCGCCTGTTGACAAAGAAGTTCTTACGCCTTTCTGGCTTTTCCAGCTAATAATTTATGGACTCTATAGTGTTTTGGGCATCTCTGGGCTTGTATATCTAAAGGCTTTAGTTTTTAGCGGCAGTGTCCTTTTACTTAATGCCATTTTAAAGGACTATGGAATGACTCAGGCAGAAAGATACATCTTACTTTTGCCTACGGTTTTTATTGCCACCTACTATGATGAAATAAGGCCCCAGACAGTGTCTTTCCTTTTTTTTACTTTCACTTTTTATCTTCTTGAAAGGAAAAGGTCTAAGTGGCTTTTCTTACTTCTTCCTCCTGTCATGCTCCTTTGGTCTAACATGCACGCAGGGTATGTGTCAGGGGTTACGCTGATTGTCCTTTATTGCTTAAGGGATGCAATTAAGAAGAAGTGGTCTCATCTACTCGCATATGTCTTATCTCTTCTCGCAAGTGCTTTAAATCCCAATGGCTTGAAAGCGGTGTCATGGACATGGAACATGCTTTTAGGCTCTATAAAGGGCGCTCAGGTAATTCACGAGCATCTCGGACTTATAGAGTTTACCTCTCTTACAGGGCAGAGAAACCTTCGTAGTTCAATCCTTATCCTCTTAGCACTGGGCATCCTGAGCCTTATCCCTGTGCTTGCCTCTAACATCAAAGAAAAGCAACCCAGAATCCAGATTGACCTTACCCATCTAATACTTTTCATTGGCTTAGGGACTGCATCCATTGCCACATTCAGGGCAGGCATGTTCTTTTCGATAATTGCAACTGCCTTTATTGGCAAAAACCTTGCCCCATTGACGCAGGGCTTAAAGCTCATAAGGGCACGCAGTGTCCTGCTTGAATTGGCTATGCTAATAGTTTTTCTTATAGCTGGTTTTTTCCTTATCTATCCAAGAACAATACTAAAAAACTCTATTTTACCTGAAAGGCTACTGCCTGTTAAGACTGTGAATTTCATGCTCTCGTCAGCTCCTCCTAAAAACATTTTTCATCCATACGAATGGGGAGGATATTTAATCTGGAGGCTTCATCCTAAATACAAGGTCTTTATCGATGGAAGGGCATTAGGCCTTATGAAGGACTACTTAGATGTGCTAACCTGCACCTCTTCATGGAAAGAGACCCTTAAAAAACATGAAGTAAACACAGTGATTTACTGGGCATTACTGCCATACAAAGGCAGGGTGCCGCAAATCGTTCTCTGCCTTTTGAAAGACCAATCATGGAGCCCTGTTTACTGGGACCTTCAGAGCATAGCATTTGTCAGGACAGAGCTTGCAAAAAACCCTATAAACAAGACCCGTATATGGGAATTTCTGACATTCCTGATTTCTTCTAATATAAAGGCATCTCCTTTAGCTCCTGAAAACTATGTGGCATTGGGTGTGCTTTATTTAGAGATGGGCATGAAGGCAGATGCTTTAAAGGCATTTAAGGTCGCATTGTCTTTAGAGCCTGAAAACAAAGAGGCATTGCTATATTATAAGGCATTATATGGTAGTGAGTCATTTCACTAA
- a CDS encoding GIY-YIG nuclease family protein, with protein MEKSFAVYIMANARPTLYVGITNDLIRRVYEHRHNLNPHCFTARYYLHRLVYYEFCDNSHSAIVREKQIKNMSRQGKIELIRQVNPTIKDLYEDITERMILDKPE; from the coding sequence ATGGAGAAAAGCTTTGCTGTGTATATTATGGCAAATGCAAGGCCAACTCTTTATGTCGGTATAACGAATGACCTCATACGAAGAGTCTATGAGCATAGACACAATCTCAATCCGCATTGCTTTACGGCCAGATATTACCTGCACAGGCTTGTGTATTATGAGTTTTGTGACAACAGCCATAGTGCTATTGTCAGAGAAAAACAGATTAAGAATATGAGCAGGCAAGGCAAGATAGAGCTTATCAGACAGGTGAATCCTACAATAAAAGATTTATATGAAGATATCACAGAAAGAATGATTCTGGACAAGCCAGAATGA
- a CDS encoding zinc ribbon domain-containing protein — MPIYEYRCSACEKDFEKLVFGSQVVRCPHCNSSNIKKKLSLFGMSGVEKPFSGTSTCTSCSKSTCTTCH; from the coding sequence ATGCCTATTTATGAGTATAGGTGCTCTGCCTGCGAAAAAGACTTTGAGAAGCTTGTTTTTGGCTCTCAAGTAGTGAGATGCCCTCATTGCAATTCATCCAATATAAAGAAAAAGCTCTCTCTGTTTGGGATGAGCGGTGTAGAGAAGCCCTTTTCTGGAACATCCACCTGCACATCTTGCAGTAAGAGCACCTGCACTACCTGTCACTGA